One Methanolobus sp. WCC4 DNA segment encodes these proteins:
- the nadA gene encoding quinolinate synthase NadA, with translation MTYIDKTTLDAKALKNKILKLKEEHNAVILAHNYQIGEVQDIADFTGDSLELARKAANLDADVIVFCGVDFMAETAAILSPEKKVLLPAADANCPMAEMITAGELRVLKERFPDAAVVCYVNTSAEVKAESDICCTSSNAVKVVESLEEEQVIFVPDRNLGSYVARFTDKEVMPWEGFCFVHDRITPDDVMNARKLHPEADVLVHPECRSEVVDLADYVYSTSGMIEHVCRSEKKEFIIGTEVGIIHRMKNDCPDKSYYPLSENAICITMKRTDLQKVYNSLETLTPRVTVPEDVADRARLAIQRMLDIK, from the coding sequence ATGACCTATATTGATAAAACAACACTTGATGCAAAAGCACTCAAAAATAAGATACTTAAACTCAAAGAAGAGCACAACGCAGTGATACTTGCCCACAACTACCAGATAGGAGAGGTACAGGACATAGCTGACTTCACAGGTGATTCCCTCGAGCTTGCCAGAAAGGCAGCGAATCTGGATGCCGACGTGATAGTATTCTGTGGTGTCGACTTCATGGCAGAGACAGCGGCCATACTCTCACCTGAGAAGAAGGTACTGCTGCCGGCAGCAGATGCGAACTGTCCTATGGCCGAGATGATAACTGCAGGCGAGCTTCGTGTTCTCAAGGAGAGGTTCCCTGATGCTGCAGTTGTATGTTACGTGAACACCTCAGCCGAAGTTAAAGCAGAGAGTGACATATGCTGTACTTCCTCAAATGCTGTGAAAGTTGTCGAGTCCCTTGAAGAGGAACAGGTTATCTTCGTACCTGACAGGAACCTCGGAAGCTATGTTGCCCGCTTCACCGACAAGGAAGTAATGCCCTGGGAAGGATTCTGTTTTGTCCATGACAGGATAACACCGGATGATGTAATGAATGCACGTAAGCTCCATCCTGAAGCAGATGTACTTGTCCACCCTGAATGCCGTTCAGAGGTAGTAGACCTTGCAGACTACGTATATTCTACATCAGGTATGATAGAACACGTATGCAGGAGCGAGAAGAAGGAATTCATCATCGGTACAGAAGTAGGCATTATTCACAGAATGAAGAATGACTGTCCTGATAAGTCATACTACCCGCTATCTGAGAATGCGATATGTATCACAATGAAAAGAACAGACCTTCAGAAAGTGTACAACTCCCTTGAAACTCTCACCCCGAGGGTAACCGTACCGGAAGATGTGGCAGACAGGGCAAGACTTGCCATCCAGAGAATGCTTGATATCAAGTGA
- a CDS encoding isopropylmalate synthase, with protein MKIYKDYDDLPKIKLPLGQEVSISDSTIRDGAQMPGIVMKSQQKFQIYNYLNRIGIEKLETFVYNERDRKAIKLMMDQGYEFPEITGWARANPADIDMVLNIDGIEETGVLMSVSDPHIVDKMGLTRETAEEKYLNALQYAVDHGLRTWAHIEDMTRADNYGFTFPLIKKIMDIDPDCTIRVCDTIGFGIPFEGVDEPFGIPMITKYLKDELNVKNIETHCHDDFGLAVANSIAGYWHGANWSNVTFLGIGERAGNAEMEKLLLFLARRIEGFDKYNLDAIIEFSKFMENEIGIRIPRNKSVVGNNVFAHESGIHSAGVIKNPFTYEPYPPEIVGGKRIFLIGDSSGIEVLRYKVQETLNELMDVNIEVDKNDKRLRAIQAEIQKLYNDEKRVSCISDEEIMAYVKKYFMFNQMVSKEMHRRDHDENGDESESSGLNEIKPRMHDTID; from the coding sequence ATGAAGATATACAAGGATTATGATGATCTTCCTAAAATAAAATTACCACTCGGGCAGGAAGTATCTATAAGTGACAGCACTATCAGGGATGGGGCACAGATGCCTGGTATTGTCATGAAGAGTCAGCAGAAGTTTCAGATATATAACTACCTGAACAGGATAGGAATTGAGAAACTTGAGACTTTTGTATATAACGAAAGGGACAGAAAAGCTATCAAGCTCATGATGGACCAGGGATACGAATTCCCTGAGATCACTGGTTGGGCACGTGCAAATCCTGCTGATATCGACATGGTCCTCAACATTGACGGCATTGAGGAAACAGGTGTCCTGATGTCCGTATCTGATCCCCATATAGTTGACAAGATGGGACTGACCCGTGAAACAGCCGAGGAGAAATATCTCAACGCACTCCAGTATGCAGTTGATCACGGTCTTCGCACCTGGGCTCACATAGAGGATATGACCCGTGCAGATAATTATGGTTTCACTTTCCCGCTTATCAAGAAAATAATGGACATTGACCCGGATTGTACTATTCGTGTATGTGACACCATTGGATTCGGCATACCATTTGAAGGTGTTGACGAACCATTTGGAATACCAATGATCACAAAGTACCTGAAGGACGAGCTCAATGTCAAGAACATCGAAACACACTGTCACGATGACTTCGGTCTTGCAGTTGCCAACTCCATTGCAGGATACTGGCATGGTGCAAACTGGTCCAATGTAACATTCCTTGGTATCGGTGAGAGAGCAGGTAATGCAGAGATGGAGAAACTCCTGCTGTTCCTTGCAAGACGTATCGAGGGATTCGACAAATACAACCTTGACGCTATCATTGAATTCTCAAAGTTCATGGAAAATGAGATCGGAATCCGTATCCCAAGGAACAAATCCGTTGTAGGTAACAACGTCTTCGCCCATGAGTCAGGCATTCACTCTGCCGGTGTTATCAAGAACCCGTTCACATACGAACCATATCCACCTGAGATCGTCGGTGGTAAGAGGATATTCCTCATTGGTGACTCATCCGGTATAGAGGTACTCAGGTATAAGGTGCAGGAAACACTGAACGAGCTTATGGACGTTAATATCGAGGTAGATAAGAACGATAAGCGCCTCAGGGCGATCCAGGCTGAGATCCAGAAACTCTACAACGATGAGAAGAGGGTTTCCTGTATATCCGATGAAGAGATCATGGCATACGTGAAGAAATACTTCATGTTCAACCAGATGGTCAGTAAGGAAATGCATCGCAGGGATCATGATGAGAATGGCGATGAAAGCGAGTCAAGTGGTCTAAATGAGATCAAGCCTCGCATGCATGATACTATAGACTAA
- a CDS encoding cysteine desulfurase, protein MLNVDSIRNDFPILADITYMDSAATSLSPEQVVNATNEFERIYRANVGRGVHRLTNISSQKYWHAHEKVSGFIGGEDGTTVLTKNTTEAINMVACGMKWNKGDNVVTTVLEHHSNFLPWMRLRNRGVDVSVVNTEPDGSIDIEEIRNTINERTRIVAVTQASNVLGNLLPVKEIAEICHEKGVKLLVDGAQAVPHMPTDVKELGCDYLCFSGHKMLGPTGTGILWMKEEDINPLLLGGGMIDKVSVSGYTTVDGYERYEAGTPNISGMIGLARAVDYLEDIGMSKIKEHEEILTKRLLEGLRDTDKVTVYGPGDDNRIGVVSFNVDGLHPHEVAHILDEGAAIMVRSGEHCCQPLMNHLGLEGGTVRASLYLYNTKEEVDRLIETMKEMVRRL, encoded by the coding sequence ATGCTTAACGTAGATAGTATACGAAATGATTTCCCCATTCTTGCAGACATAACCTATATGGACAGTGCCGCAACCAGTCTTTCACCTGAACAGGTAGTGAACGCAACGAACGAGTTCGAAAGGATATACCGTGCCAATGTTGGAAGAGGGGTACACAGGCTAACGAACATATCCTCACAGAAATACTGGCATGCCCATGAAAAGGTATCCGGCTTCATCGGAGGAGAGGATGGCACCACTGTCCTGACAAAGAATACCACCGAAGCCATCAATATGGTCGCCTGTGGGATGAAATGGAACAAAGGTGACAACGTAGTGACCACGGTCCTTGAACATCATTCTAATTTTCTCCCCTGGATGCGCCTGCGAAACAGAGGAGTGGATGTTTCAGTGGTGAACACAGAGCCTGATGGTTCTATCGACATAGAGGAGATCAGGAATACGATCAATGAAAGGACAAGGATAGTTGCGGTCACACAGGCATCAAACGTCCTTGGTAACCTGCTCCCTGTAAAGGAAATAGCTGAGATATGCCATGAGAAAGGTGTAAAACTGCTTGTTGATGGTGCGCAAGCTGTCCCGCACATGCCTACAGATGTGAAAGAACTCGGGTGTGACTATCTCTGTTTTTCGGGACATAAGATGCTTGGACCTACCGGAACAGGCATATTGTGGATGAAAGAGGAAGATATCAACCCACTGCTACTTGGTGGCGGAATGATAGATAAGGTATCAGTAAGCGGATACACCACTGTCGATGGCTATGAGAGATATGAGGCCGGAACCCCGAACATCTCCGGGATGATAGGACTTGCCAGAGCAGTGGATTACCTTGAAGATATCGGCATGTCAAAGATAAAAGAGCATGAGGAAATACTCACAAAAAGACTGCTTGAAGGACTGAGGGACACAGATAAAGTGACAGTCTACGGCCCTGGAGATGACAACAGGATAGGAGTTGTCTCATTCAATGTTGACGGACTGCATCCGCATGAAGTCGCACATATCCTTGATGAAGGGGCAGCCATCATGGTAAGATCAGGAGAACATTGTTGCCAGCCACTTATGAACCATCTGGGACTCGAAGGTGGAACGGTACGTGCAAGCCTTTACCTTTATAATACAAAAGAAGAGGTTGACAGACTGATAGAGACCATGAAAGAGATGGTAAGGAGATTATGA
- a CDS encoding NAD(P)/FAD-dependent oxidoreductase: MKGYDVIVVGAGPIGSTAARYAAMHGARTLMVEDHAFIGSPVGCTGLLSTRAVSECDIEPSDDFVFNSVRGAFVHPMNGDPLPIDGRETKAYVVSRKMFDRRLAAMALEEDVDLWLNTRATGIDTSGKMQKLSVVRKGRAETIEANVIIAADGVRSRIAKMAGLGNVTKVLPGIQAEVPYSSENTDFVELFVGSQVPGFFGWTVPVNESISRVGMAVDPNCVTGMNAHQVLEELLTKNPHVASRYGGGKLDLVMGGIPLGPLERTYSDGVLVVGDAAGQVKPTSGGGIYTGAVCAKIAGEVAAKAAADEDSSANFLSEYDRRWRGEIGKELAMGMRIHNFIGGLGDKELDELIGSMNNPAILDTITRYGDMDHPSILIKKMLHPSRSVHMLKVFRAFAKAVL, translated from the coding sequence ATGAAAGGATATGATGTTATCGTTGTTGGAGCCGGACCCATCGGCTCCACAGCAGCAAGATATGCCGCCATGCACGGTGCAAGGACATTGATGGTAGAGGACCATGCGTTCATAGGAAGCCCTGTAGGATGTACGGGACTGCTGAGCACCCGGGCGGTCAGTGAGTGTGATATAGAACCATCTGATGACTTTGTGTTCAATTCGGTAAGAGGTGCATTCGTCCACCCAATGAACGGTGACCCCCTGCCCATAGATGGAAGAGAGACTAAGGCATATGTTGTTTCAAGGAAGATGTTCGACCGCCGGCTTGCAGCCATGGCGCTTGAAGAGGATGTCGATCTGTGGCTGAACACAAGGGCTACGGGAATCGATACATCCGGGAAGATGCAGAAGTTATCTGTTGTGAGGAAAGGAAGAGCTGAAACGATCGAAGCAAATGTCATAATAGCTGCTGATGGTGTTCGAAGCAGGATAGCTAAGATGGCAGGTCTGGGCAATGTGACAAAGGTGCTTCCGGGGATACAGGCAGAAGTGCCTTACAGCTCAGAGAATACTGATTTTGTGGAACTTTTCGTCGGTTCACAGGTCCCGGGATTCTTCGGATGGACCGTGCCCGTGAACGAGAGCATTTCCAGGGTCGGAATGGCAGTTGACCCTAACTGCGTAACCGGGATGAATGCTCATCAGGTACTTGAGGAACTGCTGACAAAGAACCCGCATGTAGCTTCAAGATATGGAGGAGGGAAACTCGACCTTGTAATGGGAGGGATACCACTTGGACCGCTTGAGAGAACATATTCTGACGGTGTACTTGTTGTGGGAGATGCTGCCGGTCAGGTCAAGCCAACATCCGGAGGCGGAATATATACCGGTGCAGTCTGTGCGAAGATAGCTGGAGAGGTTGCTGCCAAGGCTGCTGCTGATGAAGATAGTTCTGCGAACTTCCTTTCTGAATATGACAGAAGATGGCGGGGAGAGATCGGTAAGGAACTTGCAATGGGAATGAGGATACATAATTTCATTGGCGGACTCGGGGACAAAGAGCTCGATGAGTTGATAGGGTCAATGAATAATCCCGCAATTCTTGATACTATCACACGCTATGGGGATATGGACCATCCCTCCATACTGATAAAGAAGATGCTACATCCTTCCAGGTCGGTGCATATGTTGAAAGTGTTCCGTGCATTTGCAAAGGCTGTTCTTTAA
- a CDS encoding winged helix-turn-helix domain-containing protein, giving the protein MRSSLIDTLFLSEKRKGLLLFLKDGAKSSDEIKTAFDFPWKSMIPQIKKLVEWDLITYYKGTCTLTTMGKVIVRNMEDLLMTLEAHEKYRNYWLKHDLKPIPEELLYRIGELVNCDICEPQMPDIFEQQEDMLQRINGSEKIMAFVPVHHPAQLIIYSGLMEKGSVIDLIMTEDVYRIIRGEVPQNLNILLTDNPIFESLREEYEKEIENLFSDERSNIFVYKGQVRPLNLIVSDRFFSMALPGNFGKYDGTTISSSEGSAISWGKELFAHYKERSERIM; this is encoded by the coding sequence ATGCGATCATCTTTGATCGATACGCTATTCCTTTCGGAGAAGAGGAAGGGGTTACTATTGTTCCTGAAGGACGGAGCAAAGAGTTCGGATGAGATCAAGACAGCTTTTGACTTTCCATGGAAGTCGATGATACCACAGATAAAGAAGCTTGTCGAATGGGATCTGATAACATACTATAAGGGAACCTGTACCCTCACGACCATGGGAAAAGTGATAGTGAGGAATATGGAAGATCTCCTGATGACCCTTGAAGCCCATGAGAAGTACAGGAACTATTGGCTTAAACATGATCTGAAACCCATACCGGAAGAACTTCTCTACAGGATAGGGGAACTTGTCAACTGCGATATATGTGAGCCACAGATGCCCGATATATTCGAACAACAGGAAGACATGCTACAGAGAATAAATGGTTCTGAAAAGATAATGGCATTCGTCCCGGTGCATCATCCGGCACAACTCATCATATATTCCGGTCTTATGGAAAAAGGAAGTGTGATCGACCTGATAATGACGGAAGATGTCTACAGGATCATCCGGGGAGAGGTCCCACAGAATCTCAATATACTGCTGACAGACAATCCGATCTTCGAATCACTGAGAGAGGAATACGAAAAAGAGATAGAGAACCTTTTCAGCGATGAACGTTCGAACATCTTTGTCTACAAAGGGCAGGTCAGACCCCTGAACCTCATTGTAAGTGACAGGTTCTTCTCAATGGCACTACCCGGTAATTTTGGAAAATACGATGGTACTACCATATCAAGTTCCGAAGGATCAGCGATCTCATGGGGGAAGGAACTCTTCGCCCACTACAAGGAAAGATCTGAAAGGATCATGTGA
- a CDS encoding HAD family hydrolase, with protein MDSIRDSGRTKGIIFDMDNTLFDFIEAKMNACNAIVEYIGTGNPHELLSYFRRKRYGFEDVENISDYLVEYGKYSEQVFNECCTIYEREKIRNIKPYPGVKDTMLELKEMELNIGILTDADRRNAGRRLKRTGLCGCFDSLFTFDMTGHKKPSHEPFTYALDSMGLKAHETLYVGDSLRRDIIPSKQIGMVTVHAKYGDYGDHSHPGDSVQAEERPDHTINTFRELLKIIIDRNWNGNRS; from the coding sequence ATGGACAGCATCAGAGATAGTGGCCGTACAAAAGGTATCATATTTGATATGGATAACACCCTCTTTGACTTCATTGAAGCAAAGATGAACGCCTGCAATGCTATTGTGGAATACATAGGAACAGGGAACCCACATGAGCTGTTATCCTACTTCCGCAGGAAGAGATATGGATTTGAGGATGTAGAGAATATCAGTGATTATCTGGTGGAATACGGTAAGTACTCGGAACAGGTGTTCAACGAATGCTGTACAATATATGAAAGGGAGAAGATACGCAACATCAAACCCTATCCCGGTGTTAAAGATACAATGCTGGAGCTGAAAGAAATGGAACTGAACATAGGGATACTGACTGATGCTGACCGGAGAAATGCCGGGAGACGTCTCAAAAGAACGGGACTTTGCGGGTGTTTCGATTCACTTTTCACCTTTGACATGACCGGACACAAAAAACCATCCCATGAGCCTTTCACCTATGCTCTGGATTCCATGGGTCTAAAAGCCCACGAGACGCTTTATGTTGGCGACAGTCTCAGAAGGGATATCATTCCATCCAAACAGATAGGAATGGTGACTGTACATGCAAAATACGGAGATTATGGCGATCACAGCCACCCCGGGGATAGTGTGCAGGCAGAGGAAAGACCTGACCATACGATAAATACGTTCAGGGAATTACTTAAAATAATTATAGACCGAAACTGGAATGGGAACAGAAGTTGA
- a CDS encoding amino acid-binding protein, giving the protein MWSTLLGKFEKYPAQQKVLKVIFERGFQVNDEGKVASGAIEIAHTQLAREAGVDRRVVDSTTEVILADEQLRKVFQNIRSIPFLRDVAPLLGQGVVIITPDDASHKGIISEVSTVIARHNISIRQAVSDDPYFTTEPKLTIITDTKVPGSIVEELLKLDSVKGVSIY; this is encoded by the coding sequence ATGTGGAGCACATTACTCGGGAAATTTGAAAAATATCCGGCCCAGCAAAAGGTCCTGAAAGTTATTTTTGAAAGGGGTTTCCAGGTAAATGATGAAGGCAAAGTTGCATCAGGTGCAATAGAGATAGCACACACACAACTTGCAAGGGAAGCAGGCGTTGACCGGCGTGTGGTGGATTCCACAACCGAGGTTATTCTGGCTGACGAGCAGTTGAGGAAGGTCTTCCAGAATATAAGGTCGATACCTTTCCTTCGTGATGTAGCCCCTCTATTGGGTCAGGGTGTCGTCATTATCACTCCGGATGATGCATCTCACAAGGGCATAATATCCGAGGTTTCCACAGTAATAGCCCGGCATAATATCAGTATCAGACAGGCAGTATCTGATGACCCGTATTTCACCACCGAGCCAAAACTCACCATTATCACGGATACCAAGGTTCCGGGAAGCATTGTAGAAGAACTGTTAAAGCTGGATTCTGTAAAAGGCGTGAGTATCTACTGA
- a CDS encoding MoaD/ThiS family protein, producing MKIRLPSGKIEDMDLGPLTVEELLSKLNISQGEVLVSRDGQIIPEDAVLNSDDNVRIMQVVFGG from the coding sequence ATGAAAATAAGACTCCCCTCGGGCAAGATAGAAGATATGGACCTCGGTCCACTTACTGTTGAAGAATTATTGAGCAAGCTGAATATCAGTCAGGGTGAGGTACTGGTATCACGCGATGGCCAGATCATCCCTGAGGATGCCGTTCTCAATTCCGATGATAATGTACGCATAATGCAGGTTGTGTTCGGAGGCTAG
- a CDS encoding HesA/MoeB/ThiF family protein, protein MFSDDELERYSRQIMLFGEDGQKRLKDATVFIAGAGGLGCPVALYLAAAGVGNLRIADRDTVERTNLNRQVLHWETDIGREKVLSVEEKLRDINPHINIDTFHITIDDSNVMELVGDADIIVDAMDNYPVRYLLNKVAYEKGLPLIHGAIRGFDGQAMTIVPGKSACFNCVFPSPPPVEVFPVVGVTPGIIAMVQVNEAIKCLLRKGDLLTDRLMIWNGLCSEMEYMRVSKRCDCKICGTEPDPKDKQE, encoded by the coding sequence ATGTTTAGCGACGATGAACTTGAACGTTACAGCAGGCAGATCATGCTCTTTGGTGAGGATGGCCAGAAGAGGTTAAAGGACGCAACGGTCTTCATTGCAGGTGCAGGGGGGCTGGGTTGTCCGGTAGCGCTCTATCTTGCAGCTGCCGGGGTAGGGAACCTGAGGATCGCGGACCGCGATACCGTGGAGCGGACCAACCTAAACAGGCAGGTGCTTCACTGGGAAACGGACATTGGCAGGGAGAAAGTACTTTCAGTTGAAGAGAAACTTCGTGATATAAATCCCCACATCAATATCGATACATTCCATATCACCATAGATGATTCCAATGTAATGGAACTGGTAGGTGATGCTGACATCATAGTTGATGCAATGGACAACTATCCTGTACGTTATCTTCTGAACAAGGTCGCCTACGAGAAAGGTCTTCCACTTATCCATGGTGCTATCCGTGGTTTTGACGGCCAGGCTATGACCATAGTTCCGGGGAAAAGCGCCTGTTTTAACTGTGTATTCCCATCGCCCCCGCCTGTGGAAGTATTTCCTGTGGTAGGTGTGACTCCCGGTATTATAGCAATGGTACAGGTAAATGAGGCTATCAAATGTCTTCTCAGGAAGGGTGACCTCCTTACAGACCGGCTGATGATATGGAACGGTCTGTGTTCTGAAATGGAATACATGAGAGTGTCAAAGAGATGCGACTGCAAGATATGTGGAACTGAGCCAGATCCAAAAGACAAACAGGAGTGA
- a CDS encoding molybdenum cofactor biosynthesis protein MoaE: MIKITHDDFDINKMISDARTDKMGAMVTFLGTVRDDGMDSLQFEVYEELAITELEAIRDEAFEKFGIESVDVIHRIGDLPVGENILLIVVGAGHRKQAFDACEYILERIKESVPIWKKEVGESGERWIPGEAHNS, encoded by the coding sequence ATGATAAAGATAACACATGATGATTTCGACATAAATAAAATGATATCAGATGCCAGAACAGATAAAATGGGCGCAATGGTTACATTCCTCGGAACTGTCAGGGATGATGGTATGGATAGCCTTCAGTTCGAGGTATATGAGGAACTGGCTATCACAGAACTTGAAGCTATCCGTGACGAGGCATTCGAAAAGTTCGGGATAGAGAGCGTGGATGTCATTCACCGCATTGGTGACCTTCCGGTAGGCGAGAATATACTTCTTATTGTAGTGGGTGCAGGGCACCGTAAACAGGCATTCGATGCATGCGAGTACATCCTCGAACGCATAAAGGAAAGTGTCCCTATATGGAAAAAAGAGGTCGGTGAATCAGGAGAGCGCTGGATCCCGGGGGAAGCTCATAATTCCTGA
- the fdhD gene encoding formate dehydrogenase accessory sulfurtransferase FdhD, which produces MYREVDCIKGDADSFELEEHQVIEEMPLAVKVNGRHALTAMISPDMLREFVLGFLYTEGIIKDVDEIESIKIEGTDAGVLTKSPFKILVSKKTVLSGCGGSMSYLDIAKLPQISSDLTLDAGVIRGSVKEALDSELHVLTGGIHVVGLYNAEGKVCVVEDIGRHNALDKIIGYALERGIDLSRTYIICSGRISSEMVRKCLTANIPIVVSRGATTTLAIDIARSRGLTIVGFVRSKKMNVYSLGKRITGIPEPVCEALDSSKPVEGTNEEKVV; this is translated from the coding sequence ATGTACAGAGAAGTTGATTGCATCAAAGGAGACGCAGATTCCTTTGAACTGGAAGAGCACCAGGTCATAGAGGAAATGCCCCTTGCCGTGAAAGTTAACGGAAGACATGCCCTGACAGCCATGATCAGTCCTGATATGCTCAGGGAATTCGTGCTTGGTTTCCTCTATACGGAAGGGATCATCAAGGATGTGGATGAGATCGAATCTATCAAGATAGAGGGTACTGATGCAGGTGTCCTGACAAAGAGCCCTTTCAAGATCCTTGTTTCAAAGAAGACCGTCCTGAGTGGTTGTGGCGGCTCGATGTCCTATCTTGACATAGCCAAGCTTCCGCAGATCAGCTCAGACCTGACACTTGATGCAGGAGTCATACGTGGATCGGTCAAAGAGGCTCTTGATTCAGAACTTCATGTCCTGACCGGCGGCATACATGTGGTAGGACTTTACAACGCCGAAGGAAAGGTCTGTGTTGTTGAGGATATTGGCAGGCACAATGCACTGGACAAGATCATAGGTTATGCGCTTGAGAGAGGCATCGACCTTTCAAGGACATATATCATCTGCTCCGGCAGGATATCATCGGAGATGGTAAGGAAATGCCTGACAGCCAACATTCCCATAGTTGTCTCAAGGGGCGCAACGACCACCCTTGCAATAGATATCGCAAGGTCCCGTGGACTTACCATAGTCGGTTTTGTCAGAAGCAAGAAGATGAACGTTTACTCATTGGGAAAGAGGATCACAGGCATACCAGAGCCAGTATGTGAGGCTCTTGACAGCTCTAAACCTGTTGAGGGAACGAATGAAGAAAAAGTTGTATGA
- a CDS encoding helix-turn-helix domain-containing protein: MKLPCQRIVWDVLPAIRAAIAEELVNCGLSQQEVARELDMAPSAVSQYLSKKRGYRIVFDDDIKSAIHTLAEDMQKGTVDDLSGRICEICRQLRQDEGQCGTGTEE, from the coding sequence ATGAAATTACCCTGTCAAAGAATAGTCTGGGATGTGTTGCCGGCCATCAGGGCAGCTATCGCAGAAGAACTTGTCAATTGCGGCCTTTCACAACAGGAAGTGGCCAGAGAACTTGACATGGCACCTTCAGCCGTTTCACAGTACCTTTCAAAGAAAAGAGGCTATCGTATTGTTTTTGATGATGATATCAAAAGCGCCATACATACCCTCGCAGAAGATATGCAGAAAGGTACTGTTGATGACCTTTCGGGAAGGATCTGCGAGATCTGCCGGCAATTGCGTCAGGACGAAGGGCAATGCGGAACTGGCACCGAAGAGTGA
- a CDS encoding alpha/beta fold hydrolase — MSKHHINKGKRKAPEQKINVKLLPLAIGILLMAAGVIGVSLSSDEEEWSVSDDGILSYSHIDETEYSVSRLEINDDNTTVKTSTFKSRDSDIEALIRLPDQDTTVPGVVVLPGAGVSKEQQTAIPELLAEIGYASITIDQRNLGGIDPQGDLELFMSGEEPVEYMMVHDAMVAADVLGEQSGVDSQNIAMLGLSNGGRFAIIATAIDPDIKGVVAISTSGYDMDNIVVDESIDLEAYRFYRSIDPDNYLADIAPRRIVMFHSVNDSIIPFETAQKTFDKANEPKAFYHVNGSTHGYSALMADDLQNELAIIFQ, encoded by the coding sequence ATGAGCAAGCATCACATCAACAAAGGAAAAAGAAAGGCACCGGAACAGAAGATAAATGTCAAATTGCTGCCACTTGCAATAGGCATTCTGCTCATGGCAGCTGGTGTCATTGGAGTGAGCCTTAGCTCTGACGAGGAGGAGTGGTCAGTTTCAGATGATGGGATCCTTTCCTATTCACATATCGATGAAACTGAATATAGCGTCAGCCGTCTTGAGATCAATGATGACAATACAACTGTAAAGACATCGACCTTCAAAAGCAGGGACTCTGATATAGAAGCACTGATACGATTACCGGATCAGGATACAACCGTACCCGGTGTCGTCGTACTTCCGGGAGCAGGTGTTTCCAAGGAGCAGCAGACCGCTATTCCTGAATTGCTCGCAGAGATCGGGTACGCATCCATAACCATAGACCAGAGGAATCTTGGAGGAATTGACCCACAGGGCGACCTTGAGCTGTTCATGAGTGGTGAGGAGCCGGTGGAATATATGATGGTCCATGACGCAATGGTTGCTGCAGACGTCCTCGGTGAACAGTCAGGAGTTGACAGCCAGAACATCGCAATGCTGGGACTGAGCAACGGAGGCAGGTTCGCCATCATTGCCACAGCTATCGACCCGGATATAAAAGGTGTTGTTGCCATCAGCACAAGCGGATATGACATGGATAACATAGTTGTCGATGAGAGCATTGACCTTGAAGCATATCGTTTCTACAGGTCCATAGACCCTGATAACTACCTTGCAGATATTGCACCCCGAAGAATTGTGATGTTCCATTCGGTCAATGACAGTATCATTCCTTTTGAAACGGCACAGAAGACCTTCGATAAAGCGAATGAACCAAAGGCGTTCTATCATGTGAATGGCAGCACACACGGGTATTCCGCATTGATGGCAGATGACCTGCAAAACGAACTGGCGATAATATTCCAATAA